One segment of Ascidiaceihabitans donghaensis DNA contains the following:
- a CDS encoding ABC transporter substrate-binding protein codes for MKLAFTALTALSLASTAMAQTTVQSCDRTVTFATPPKAAISNDVNLTEMMLALKLQDHMVGYTGISGWKTLDDKMTMGVEALPELSSKYPAKEVLIGADADFFFAGWNYGMRVGGEVTPQTLAPFGIAVYELTESCIHVGPKDAASMDDMYNDLRNLGAIFGVSVRAETLIEGYQSELAAFLDEQSALETAPRVFVYDSGEDVPFTAGQFAMPNALIEAAGGTNIMNDLDKSWATVGWEAVVDRNPEIVVIVNYGEVTADQKIEFMMSNPAFADIDAVRNKRFVVLEYVEATPGPRNIEAVKTLAAAFRAE; via the coding sequence ATGAAACTCGCCTTTACCGCTTTGACGGCCCTTTCCCTGGCAAGCACTGCCATGGCCCAAACCACGGTGCAAAGCTGCGACCGCACTGTCACATTTGCAACGCCACCAAAGGCGGCAATATCCAACGATGTGAACCTGACAGAAATGATGCTGGCGCTTAAACTGCAGGACCATATGGTCGGCTACACGGGCATTTCAGGCTGGAAGACGCTGGACGACAAAATGACAATGGGCGTCGAAGCGCTTCCTGAACTGTCATCCAAATACCCCGCAAAAGAAGTCCTGATCGGCGCTGATGCCGACTTTTTCTTTGCGGGTTGGAACTATGGCATGCGTGTCGGCGGCGAGGTCACACCACAGACGCTAGCCCCCTTTGGCATCGCGGTTTATGAATTGACCGAAAGCTGCATCCACGTTGGCCCAAAAGATGCCGCTTCTATGGATGACATGTACAACGACCTGCGCAATCTGGGTGCGATCTTTGGCGTATCAGTCCGCGCCGAAACCCTGATTGAAGGATATCAATCCGAATTGGCGGCATTTCTGGATGAACAGTCGGCGCTGGAAACGGCCCCACGGGTTTTTGTCTATGACAGCGGCGAAGATGTGCCGTTTACAGCAGGCCAATTCGCTATGCCCAACGCGCTGATTGAAGCTGCAGGCGGCACCAACATCATGAATGATCTGGACAAAAGTTGGGCCACCGTCGGTTGGGAGGCGGTGGTTGATCGCAATCCCGAAATCGTCGTGATCGTAAACTACGGCGAAGTCACCGCCGATCAAAAGATTGAATTCATGATGTCCAACCCCGCTTTTGCCGACATTGACGCCGTAAGGAACAAGCGGTTCGTGGTGCTGGAATATGTGGAAGCGACCCCCGGGCCACGCAACATCGAGGCCGTCAAAACTCTTGCTGCCGCGTTTCGGGCTGAATGA
- a CDS encoding ABC transporter ATP-binding protein, producing the protein MKAADLAVRDVSWTPAKSPQPVLHSTTFTISAGRVLGVVGPNGAGKSTLLRLLYRFQKPQTGQVLVGGQDIWSLTARDAATRIAAVLQEQASAFDLTVREIVRLGRTPYRSGFAAAGKKDENVVDGVLEQLNLLELAHRDFSTLSGGERQRVMVARALAQEPQVLILDEPTNHLDVRHQLEVIALIQKLGLTIVVSLHDLNMAARVCDDVLILKDGYPQGFGPPQALLSDQLVTDTFQVVAQREHLSLSGASHFSFSLPE; encoded by the coding sequence ATGAAGGCCGCAGATCTTGCGGTGCGGGATGTCAGTTGGACACCCGCCAAATCACCCCAACCCGTTCTGCATTCTACGACCTTCACCATTTCTGCTGGGCGCGTGTTGGGCGTTGTCGGTCCAAACGGCGCTGGCAAATCTACTCTGCTACGTTTGCTATATCGCTTTCAAAAACCTCAAACGGGTCAGGTGCTGGTCGGTGGCCAAGACATTTGGTCACTGACTGCGCGTGACGCGGCAACACGGATCGCCGCCGTGCTGCAAGAACAGGCGTCCGCATTTGACCTAACGGTACGAGAGATCGTCCGCTTGGGCAGAACGCCATACCGGTCAGGGTTTGCCGCAGCTGGCAAGAAAGATGAAAACGTCGTGGATGGCGTCCTTGAGCAACTCAACCTTCTTGAGTTGGCCCATCGTGATTTCAGCACCTTATCGGGGGGTGAAAGACAAAGAGTCATGGTTGCGCGGGCCTTGGCACAGGAACCACAGGTTCTGATTCTTGATGAACCTACAAACCACCTCGATGTGCGCCATCAGCTTGAAGTCATTGCGTTGATTCAAAAACTGGGTCTGACCATTGTCGTATCTTTGCATGATCTCAACATGGCCGCCCGCGTCTGTGATGATGTGTTGATCCTTAAAGACGGATACCCGCAAGGCTTCGGCCCCCCACAGGCTTTACTTTCTGATCAGCTTGTGACGGACACGTTTCAGGTCGTCGCACAGCGCGAACATCTCAGCCTGAGTGGCGCGTCCCACTTTTCCTTTAGCCTTCCCGAATGA
- a CDS encoding DUF1636 family protein, producing MNKEHTHKITICTSCRHKGTECRPGYELIEKIRTAIQNAGDTITDDFEISGVACMAGCDRPCTVAYHGSRKATYLFGDIDPAVDVDDLVSFATQYAHLHDGWCSSLDRPGKLRTSTLARVPAAIIAVEANDVRAS from the coding sequence ATGAACAAAGAGCACACCCATAAAATAACGATTTGCACATCGTGCCGACACAAAGGCACTGAATGTCGGCCCGGCTATGAACTGATCGAAAAGATTCGAACAGCGATCCAAAACGCAGGGGACACAATCACGGACGATTTTGAAATTTCGGGCGTTGCCTGCATGGCTGGCTGTGACAGGCCCTGTACGGTTGCCTATCACGGCAGTCGCAAAGCGACCTATCTGTTTGGCGACATTGATCCTGCCGTGGATGTGGATGATCTTGTCAGTTTTGCCACCCAATATGCCCATCTACATGATGGATGGTGTTCGTCTCTGGATCGGCCTGGCAAACTGCGCACGTCAACTTTGGCACGTGTGCCAGCCGCGATAATTGCGGTCGAAGCCAATGATGTTCGCGCATCATGA
- a CDS encoding pyridoxal phosphate-dependent decarboxylase family protein, translating into MKTAFPFPTSMVTDILTWTRTRILGGQDPKHGAQSNAVLEPILGGSITPDGIGAEAAFGLFTDTIVPSTRPFGHPTSLSFVASAPSQASLSFDAALGAAGIFAGNWDGGAGAIHAENQALDWLAELAGWDAQAGGVFVAGGTLGNLCALHAARDWKSRRCARPDRWAILCSAEAHSSIEAAASVMDVDVIPVAADATGRMNAQAARDAWQPNVFAIVANAGATNSGAVDDIQGLADLAEARDLWLHLDGAYGLAAIADPETRPIFDGIDRAHSLIVDPHKWLFAPYDSCALIYRNAADAANAHGQSAVYLDTVDKTHWNPSDYALHLTRRARGLPFWYSLATHGTQAYGDAIATTISIARDIAQGIERIEGLDLLLGPQLSVVLFRPSHMSEDAMVRWAEEHRRSGALLCLPTKWRGEMVFRLCIVNPETDAKTVLETLKTLT; encoded by the coding sequence TTGAAAACTGCATTTCCCTTTCCCACGTCAATGGTGACGGACATCCTGACATGGACGCGCACGCGCATTCTGGGTGGACAAGACCCCAAACATGGGGCGCAAAGCAACGCGGTCCTTGAGCCAATTCTGGGCGGTTCGATCACGCCAGACGGGATCGGTGCAGAGGCCGCTTTTGGCCTGTTCACCGATACGATTGTGCCCTCAACACGTCCTTTCGGGCACCCGACATCGCTAAGCTTTGTGGCCTCGGCCCCCAGCCAAGCGTCGCTTAGTTTTGATGCAGCTCTTGGGGCGGCAGGTATTTTTGCAGGCAATTGGGATGGTGGTGCGGGGGCCATTCACGCCGAAAACCAAGCGCTGGACTGGCTGGCAGAATTGGCCGGCTGGGACGCGCAAGCCGGTGGTGTTTTTGTAGCGGGCGGAACGCTTGGAAACCTGTGCGCTTTGCACGCGGCCCGCGATTGGAAATCCAGACGCTGCGCCCGCCCTGACCGTTGGGCCATTCTGTGTTCGGCTGAGGCGCATAGTTCTATTGAGGCGGCGGCCAGTGTGATGGACGTCGATGTGATTCCGGTCGCAGCGGACGCCACAGGACGGATGAATGCGCAGGCTGCGCGCGATGCATGGCAACCAAATGTCTTTGCAATCGTCGCCAACGCAGGCGCAACCAACAGCGGCGCGGTTGATGACATTCAGGGGTTGGCTGACCTTGCCGAGGCACGTGACCTTTGGTTGCATCTTGACGGGGCTTACGGCCTTGCAGCCATTGCAGATCCTGAAACGCGACCGATATTCGACGGAATTGACCGGGCGCACAGCCTGATCGTTGATCCGCACAAATGGCTGTTTGCACCCTACGACAGCTGTGCATTGATCTACCGCAACGCCGCGGATGCCGCCAACGCCCACGGCCAAAGCGCGGTCTATCTTGATACTGTGGACAAAACGCACTGGAACCCTTCCGACTATGCGCTGCACTTGACGCGTCGCGCCCGTGGGCTGCCGTTCTGGTATTCTTTGGCCACGCATGGCACCCAAGCTTACGGCGATGCGATCGCGACAACGATATCGATTGCACGCGACATTGCGCAGGGTATCGAACGCATAGAAGGGCTGGATCTGCTGCTTGGACCGCAATTGTCCGTGGTTCTGTTCCGTCCGTCACACATGTCCGAGGACGCCATGGTCCGATGGGCCGAAGAGCACCGCCGTTCCGGTGCCCTGCTGTGTTTGCCGACAAAATGGCGCGGCGAGATGGTTTTCAGGCTTTGTATCGTCAATCCCGAGACCGATGCGAAAACTGTGTTAGAGACCCTGAAAACCCTGACCTGA
- a CDS encoding FAD-dependent oxidoreductase, translating into MRDPRYDILFEPMDIGPVTAKNRFYQVPHCNGGGYRDPSAAAAMRGSKAEGGWGVIFTEQCEMHHTSEITPFIELRLWEDKDIPMLRKMSDAMKSHGALAGIQLAYSGVNGPNLYTKEVPLAVSAQPIRTFTNDPVQARALDKTDIRDLRRWFVNAAKRSRNAGFDLICLYGAHGFGIFQHFLSRATNHRTDEYGGSLENRARFVNEVIADVRDAVGDTMGITLRVSLDETIGQLGFSNAEVREFVDMNRNLPDLWDLAQGTWEECSGPSRFKEEAAQHALVQGIHALTDKPIVGVGRFTSPDVMAKMIKTGTLDFIGCARPSIADPFLPKKIEEGRIDDIRECIGCNICVTGDMTMSISRCTQNPTFMEEWRKGWHPERMNTKGNSSNVLVVGAGPAGLEATRAAAMRGYDVALAEAGTVLGGRVARERMLPGLSAWGRVADYREYQISQKPNVERYFDSELDADSILEFGFENVCIATGSQWRRDGVSRQHVVPFPTDVAMPLFTPDDLMDGASPSGHVVIYDDDHYYMGGVMAELLIQKGCTVTLVTPAAYVSEWTLNTLEQHEIHRRLAEMGVQIELNRGVVEIASDHVVTNCMFTDQTRPLECDGILLVSSRLENNAVYNDLKTREAEWADAGIKSVKLIGDANAPGPIAWATYAGHRYARELDGEDIGDALPFRREITELAVD; encoded by the coding sequence CCCCATTGCAACGGTGGCGGATATCGCGATCCGTCTGCGGCGGCCGCGATGCGCGGGTCCAAAGCCGAAGGCGGTTGGGGTGTGATTTTCACCGAACAATGCGAGATGCACCACACCTCCGAAATCACACCGTTCATCGAATTGCGCCTGTGGGAAGACAAAGACATCCCCATGTTGCGCAAGATGTCAGACGCCATGAAATCGCATGGCGCACTTGCGGGAATTCAACTGGCGTATTCCGGCGTGAACGGCCCGAACCTTTACACCAAAGAAGTCCCCTTGGCGGTCTCTGCCCAGCCCATCCGCACCTTCACCAATGATCCGGTTCAGGCGCGTGCCCTAGACAAGACAGACATCCGCGATCTGCGCCGGTGGTTCGTGAATGCCGCAAAGCGATCCCGGAACGCAGGCTTTGATCTGATTTGCCTTTATGGCGCGCATGGATTCGGAATTTTCCAACACTTCCTCAGCCGCGCCACCAACCACCGGACGGATGAATACGGTGGCAGCCTTGAAAACCGCGCACGGTTTGTGAACGAGGTCATCGCCGATGTGCGCGATGCGGTGGGCGATACCATGGGAATCACCTTGCGGGTGTCTTTGGACGAAACCATCGGGCAGCTTGGATTTTCCAACGCCGAGGTGCGCGAATTTGTCGATATGAACCGCAACCTGCCTGACCTTTGGGATTTGGCACAGGGCACATGGGAAGAATGTTCCGGCCCGTCGCGCTTTAAGGAAGAGGCGGCACAGCATGCGCTGGTTCAAGGCATCCACGCGCTGACGGACAAGCCCATTGTCGGCGTTGGTCGCTTCACCAGCCCCGATGTGATGGCAAAAATGATCAAGACAGGCACGCTTGATTTCATCGGCTGCGCACGTCCGTCAATTGCAGATCCGTTTTTGCCCAAAAAGATCGAAGAGGGCCGCATCGACGACATCCGCGAATGTATCGGCTGCAACATATGTGTGACCGGTGACATGACCATGTCGATCAGCCGCTGCACCCAAAACCCGACGTTCATGGAAGAATGGCGCAAAGGGTGGCACCCCGAACGAATGAACACAAAAGGCAACAGTTCCAATGTGTTGGTGGTGGGTGCTGGACCTGCGGGACTTGAAGCAACACGCGCGGCTGCGATGCGCGGCTATGACGTCGCATTGGCCGAAGCGGGCACCGTTTTAGGGGGCCGCGTCGCGCGCGAGCGCATGCTTCCTGGGCTTAGCGCTTGGGGTCGCGTGGCCGATTACCGTGAATACCAGATCAGCCAAAAGCCAAATGTGGAACGCTATTTCGACAGTGAACTCGATGCAGATAGCATCCTTGAGTTCGGCTTTGAAAACGTCTGTATCGCCACAGGATCGCAGTGGCGCCGCGACGGTGTTTCGCGCCAACATGTGGTCCCGTTTCCGACGGACGTCGCAATGCCACTGTTCACGCCAGATGATCTGATGGACGGCGCATCCCCAAGCGGGCATGTGGTGATCTATGACGATGACCACTATTATATGGGCGGCGTCATGGCAGAACTACTGATCCAGAAAGGCTGTACCGTCACTTTGGTCACCCCCGCCGCTTACGTCAGTGAATGGACGCTCAACACGCTTGAACAACATGAAATCCATCGCCGTTTGGCTGAGATGGGCGTGCAGATTGAACTGAACCGCGGCGTGGTCGAAATCGCATCGGATCATGTTGTGACCAATTGCATGTTCACCGACCAAACCCGTCCGCTGGAATGTGACGGGATTCTGCTTGTGTCCTCGCGCTTGGAAAACAACGCCGTCTATAACGACCTGAAAACGCGCGAGGCAGAATGGGCCGACGCGGGTATCAAATCAGTCAAACTGATTGGCGATGCGAATGCACCGGGGCCGATTGCTTGGGCCACTTACGCAGGCCACCGCTATGCGCGGGAACTGGATGGGGAAGACATCGGCGACGCGCTGCCATTTCGCCGAGAAATCACAGAGTTGGCCGTAGATTGA